From the Deinococcota bacterium genome, the window CGTATGACCCGTGTTCTCTTCGTCTGCACCGGCAACATCTGCCGCTCACCCAGCGCCGAAGGGGTCTTTCGCGCCGTCGTGGCGAGGGAAGGGCTGGCGGACGGGGTTCAGGTCGCCTCCGCGGGCACCCATGACTACCACGTCGGCGCGGCGCCCGATCGCCGCGCGCAGGCCGCCGCCAGGACCAGGGGCTACGACCTCAGCGCCCAGTGCGCCCGGCAGGTGACGGAGGACGACTTCAGGCGCTTCGACTACGTCCTGGCGATGGACAAGGGTCACCTCGAGTGGCTGCGACGGCGCTGCCCGGTGGGTTACGGGGACCGCATCAGGCTCTTCTTGAGCTTTGCCGGAGACAGTAAGATTGACGAGGTGCCCGACCCCTACTACGGCGGCGACGACGGCTTCGAACACGTGCTCGACCTCATCGAGAACGCCTCGGAGGGGCTGCTGGCCGAGATCCGTGCCGGGGCTTGAGGGGCGCATCGGCATGGCCTTGGGTGAGGCCGTGCAGGGGCTCGAGCCCTTGCGAGGCGGCTGTATCGCCGAGGTCTACCGGGCGCGGCTGGCGGATGGGACCGCGGTGGTGGTCAAGTACGACCCCGGCCCGGAAGCGAGCTTGGGGCTCGAGGCCGCTATGCTCCGCTTTCTGGCCAAGCGCAGTTCCCTGCCGGTCCCCCAGGTCTTTTACGCCGAGGACGATCTGCTGGTGCTCGAGTACGTCGAGAATGACGGCAAGGTCAGCGCCACGACCGAGACCCACGCCGCCGAACTCCTCGCCGAGCTGCACAGCCTCAGCGCCCCGCGCTTCGGCTTCGAGCAGGACACGGTCATCGGGCCGCTCGTGCAGCCCAACCCCTGGACGGGCTCATGGCTCGCCTTCTACCGCGAGCAGCGCCTCGGGGCTATGGCACAAGAGGCTTACCGGGCCGGCACACTAGACGAGACGCTGCTGGGCAGGCTCGAGCGCCTGGTCGATGACCTGGACACCTTCATCGGCGAGCCGGAGGCGCCGTCGCTCGTCCACGGCGACGTCTGGAGCGGCAATGTGCTCGTCAGGCGGGGGCGAATCGCCGCCTTCATCGACCCGGCCCTCTACTACGCCGACGCCGAGGTCGA encodes:
- a CDS encoding fructosamine kinase family protein, coding for MPGLEGRIGMALGEAVQGLEPLRGGCIAEVYRARLADGTAVVVKYDPGPEASLGLEAAMLRFLAKRSSLPVPQVFYAEDDLLVLEYVENDGKVSATTETHAAELLAELHSLSAPRFGFEQDTVIGPLVQPNPWTGSWLAFYREQRLGAMAQEAYRAGTLDETLLGRLERLVDDLDTFIGEPEAPSLVHGDVWSGNVLVRRGRIAAFIDPALYYADAEVELAFIALFHTFGRRFFEVYSQHRPSREGFLERRKEVYSLYPLLVHARLFGAPYDARVAGTLARIGY
- a CDS encoding low molecular weight phosphotyrosine protein phosphatase, whose translation is MTRVLFVCTGNICRSPSAEGVFRAVVAREGLADGVQVASAGTHDYHVGAAPDRRAQAAARTRGYDLSAQCARQVTEDDFRRFDYVLAMDKGHLEWLRRRCPVGYGDRIRLFLSFAGDSKIDEVPDPYYGGDDGFEHVLDLIENASEGLLAEIRAGA